The sequence below is a genomic window from Cucumis melo cultivar AY chromosome 5, USDA_Cmelo_AY_1.0, whole genome shotgun sequence.
GTAGCAGGATTCATTGATGTGGTAGGCAGGTATGTTGCCATGGAGGCTCCGACAAACGAGCATGAAGGGGAAGCAGGATTCATTGGCATGTAGGAAGTCAAGGAAGATAAGCAATCATCGACGTAAATCGACGGTAGATCTTCGTCAATGAGAGCTCCAACTGGAGCCATAGGACACTGCACAAGCCCTTCTATCATGGGATCTACCAATGGCATTTGAGATTGCACTTGAGAAACATCGAACTGCCCTGACTGGATGGTGAGATATTGAGGCATCGAAAACGAAGCCGATGGAGAGAAGTTTATGGAGGCAGAGATATCATTGTCAAGTTCTTCTTGGGAATCAAAGATAGCAGACAGATTGCTGGTACTGTTGGTCGTTATGTTAGTTGCAGCTGATGCATCGTTAGCAGGTATAAATGATGCAGCACCGGCAACAGTATTGCCATTGCCATTGCCGTTGTTATCTGTTTGATCTGGAGAATTAGACAGATTTGTAGCATAAGGTGAATTCTTGTCGTAACAACAATTTGAGCAAGAATTGAACTCAGAATTCTGTAGCGTCTCCGCGAACAGCTCGGGGTCACAGAAATCAAATATTTGCGCATTGATCGGACTCGAGATTTCATCCTGAAAAGACAATATCAAAAGCCAACATCAACTTTTCTACACCAATgcatacagaaacaaaaaaacaaaaagggaCTAATCAAGAACAAGATAAGCTAAATATTGATAGATCAACAAGAAGAAATTTACATGTACCGATATGCCTTTCGGCACAGCCGCACAGAAATCGATCTTTgtttcaaacaaacaaaaagcaACATTCTTCATATTCACAACCAAAAGATGAGAATTATAAATAAACACACAGAAACAAGCACATATAGTCTCTCTTTTCAAATATGCAACTCGGTATAAGAAACAGGATAAAATATATACTAGTAGATGAAGATAAGGTATTTCAGCACaacaatataaaaaagaaaaatctaaacCAATCAGAATTTTCATAGGATTTGGGTAAAACAATATGTAATGCACCAAACTTTTTCAAAAAGGAAGGAATGGTCTCTAATGCTGCATGTTTATTGTGCAAAGTTGAAAAAGATGTGCAATTATGCTCATGTGATATGTGGGAAtgcaaaagagaaaaataaagcaAGAAGCTAATGGAGTACTAAATTTGGTTGGATTAGTGGTAAGAATTTCCCAGTTTGTACAAAcaaatagaatttaaaaatCAACTCCAACAACACATCCATGTGAGATGCTTGTCAAGCATGGATTCTCTCTCATTTATCTTAGATATTTTGAATAAGAATAATCCAACCCAGAAACGTTGTAACAACAATATTTATAAGCCACATGTTTCCACAATAAtcaaaaggag
It includes:
- the LOC103499454 gene encoding uncharacterized protein LOC103499454 produces the protein MMQDVMSSASDQMLPIDEISSPINAQIFDFCDPELFAETLQNSEFNSCSNCCYDKNSPYATNLSNSPDQTDNNGNGNGNTVAGAASFIPANDASAATNITTNSTSNLSAIFDSQEELDNDISASINFSPSASFSMPQYLTIQSGQFDVSQVQSQMPLVDPMIEGLVQCPMAPVGALIDEDLPSIYVDDCLSSLTSYMPMNPASPSCSFVGASMATYLPTTSMNPATSTVESCGMFSLLGPELQPQDLDYQGDNCGLYSQDCMQGTFNPADLQVLNNENLQLAAGAMNCTSLASDLSSLKDSTFKVGKLSMEERKEKIHRYMKKRNERNFSKKIKYACRKTLADSRPRVRGRFAKNDELAENHRAACSNHEGEEEEEVVVKEEDSMIDSSDIFAHISGVNSFKCNYPIQSWT